The sequence GGTGCCGCCGATCGTGCCGCGGCCGCCCGACATCGAGGTGCCGCCAAGCACCGCGGCGGCAATGGCATTCAATTCGAAGCTTTCGCCCGTTGCCGGATGCGAGGCCATCAGTTCCGACGAGATGATCAGGCCGACGATCGCCGCGCAGAAGCCGGAGAACATGTAGACGAACATCTTGACCATGTTGACGCGCACGCCCGAGATGCGCGCAGCGCGCTCATTGCCGCCGACGGCGAAGATGTGACGGCCGAGCGGCGTGTACCGGGCGAGATAGGCCGCCCCCAGCGCCACCACGATCAGGATCCAGATTGAGACGGGCAGGCCGACGAGCCGGCCGGCGCCGAAGAAGCCGAAGCCTGTGGTGCCGAGTTCCGGCTTGCCGACAAGGTTGGGGAAGGTACGGCCGTCGGACGACAGCAGCGCCAGGCCGCGTGCCACATAGAGCACGCCGAGCGTGGCGATGAAGGGCGCGACGTTGAGCCGGGTGATCAGCAGTCCGTTGACGGCGCCGATCAAAATACCGACCAGCAGCGTGATCAATGCGATCTCGACCACATTGAAATAGATGGTGTAGCCGATCTGCAGGTCGATGCCGTTGAGCACGAGATAGCCGGCCACCATCCCGCACAGGCCGACGATCGAGCCGACCGAAAGGTCGATGCCGCCGGTGATGATGACGAAGGTCATGCCCATGGCGAGGAAGGCGTTGAGCGCCACATGCTTGGCCATCAGGATCAGGTTCGCCGCCGACAGGAAGTTCGGTGCCGCGATGGAGAAGAACACCAGCACGGCGATCA is a genomic window of Mesorhizobium huakuii containing:
- a CDS encoding ABC transporter permease, with product MTDIPARAAHSSASSGSVLLTLMKLRTFIALIAVLVFFSIAAPNFLSAANLILMAKHVALNAFLAMGMTFVIITGGIDLSVGSIVGLCGMVAGYLVLNGIDLQIGYTIYFNVVEIALITLLVGILIGAVNGLLITRLNVAPFIATLGVLYVARGLALLSSDGRTFPNLVGKPELGTTGFGFFGAGRLVGLPVSIWILIVVALGAAYLARYTPLGRHIFAVGGNERAARISGVRVNMVKMFVYMFSGFCAAIVGLIISSELMASHPATGESFELNAIAAAVLGGTSMSGGRGTIGGTIVGAFVIGILSDGLVMMGVSSFWQMVIKGLVIIVAVVVDQAQRRLQQRVTLMQMAKAG